A region of Diceros bicornis minor isolate mBicDic1 chromosome 9, mDicBic1.mat.cur, whole genome shotgun sequence DNA encodes the following proteins:
- the LOC131409896 gene encoding mitochondrial ornithine transporter 1-like isoform X2, which yields MKSNPAIQAAIDLTAGAAGGTACVLTGQPFDTMKVKMQTFPGLYRGLTDCCLKTYSQVGFRGFYRGTSPALIANVAENSVLFMCYGFCQQVVRKVVGLDKQARLSTVWSVVKSILRKDGPLGFYHGLSSTLLREVPGYFFVFGGYELSRSFFASGRSKDDLGPVSLMVSGGIGGICLWLAVYPVDCVKSRIQVLSMSGKQAGFLRTFISVVRSEGITALYSGLKPTIIRAFPASGALFLAYEHSRRLMMSQLEAH from the exons GGGGCACAGCCTGCGTCCTGACTGGGCAGCCCTTCGACACCATGAAAGTGAAGATGCAGACGTTCCCTGGCCTGTACAGGGGCCTGACCGACTGCTGCCTGAAGACCTACTCCCAGGTGGGCTTCCGGGGCTTCTACAGGGGGACCAGCCCGGCGCTGATCGCCAACGTCGCCGAGAACTCGGTCCTCTTCATGTGCTACGGCTTCTGCCAGCAGGTGGTGCGGAAAGTGGTTGGATTGGACAAGCAGGCAAGGCTGAG TACAGTGTGGTCTGTTGTGAAGAGCATCCTTAGAAAGGATGGCCCCTTGGGCTTCTACCATGGACTCTCGAGCACTTTACTTCGAGAAGTCCCCGGCTATTTCTTCGTCTTCGGCGGCTATGAACTGAGCCGATCGTTTTTTGCATCCGGGAGATCAAAAGATGACCTAG gcCCTGTCTCTTTGATGGTAAGTGGCGGCATTGGTGGCATCTGCCTCTGGCTTGCTGTATACCCAGTGGATTGTGTAAAATCCAGAATTCAAGTTCTTTCCATGTCTGGGAAACAGGCAGGATTTCTCAGAACCTTTATAAGTGTTGTGAGAAGTGAAG GAATAACAGCCTTATATTCTGGCCTGAAACCTACCATAATCCGAGCGTTCCCTGCCAGTGGGGCACTGTTTTTGGCCTACGAACACAGCAGGAGGTTAATGATGAGCCAGTTGGAAGCTCACTGA